In Glycine soja cultivar W05 chromosome 10, ASM419377v2, whole genome shotgun sequence, the genomic stretch GGGGATGTTGGAGTCGTCGAAGGGGAGGTGGCCGGCGAGGAGGTTGTAGAGGATGACGCCGCAGGACCAGGCGTCGGCTTTTGAGCCGTCGTAGCCGACGCGGCGGAGGATCTCTGGCGCGGTGAAGGCCGGCGTGCCGCAGGCGGTGTGGAGGAGACCGTCGTGGAGGTGTTCCGGGAGGGCGGAGAGGCCGAAGTCGGAGACCTTGAGGTTGCCGGCGGCGTCGAGGAGGAGGTTCTGTGGCTTGAGGTCTCGGTGGGCGACGCCATGGCGGTGGCAGAAGCGGAGAGCGGAGACGAGCTGCGCGAAGTAGCGGCGGGCGAGGGGCTCCGGGAGGCGGCCGCGGCGGGTGAGCTTGGAGAAGAGCTCGCCGCCACCGGCGAAGTCGACGATGAGGTAGATCTTGGTCTTGGTGGCGAGGACCTCGTGGATTTTGAGGATGTTGGGGTGGTGGTGGAGGCGGCGCATGGCGTCGATCTCACGCACGATGCGGGGCTCCATGGCGGCGTCCACCGTCTTGGACTTGTCGATGGCCTTCACGGCTACCGTGGCGCCGTCGAGGAGGGAGCGCGCCTGGTAGACCTTAGCGAAGTTGCCGCGGCCGAGGAAACGCGTGAGCTGGTACTTGGCCAGGATGGTGGTCCGTGGTGACGGCGACGGTGACGGCGGCGGCGATGCTTCCATTGTTGTGGGAAATGGAAATGAATCGCAACAATGCCAGCCAACGGACACAGagagtgtgtgtttgtgtgacTGCGGAATGCTGCTTTTATAGCGTTTCGAAATTTGttcattttcattaaattcCCATTCTGCCCTTGCCTTCTAGTTGTTGGACTCCACCCTTGCCCGGGCCAAGTCTATATACTACGTATAAAGTACTGTATTAGAGGAGTATCAGTATTCTTTCTGTCTCAtttcttaatattaaattaaatgcatataatttaaaactttttttttctaatgaagGTATTAGTATTAAATAGTCTCCACTGAAAGTATGACAA encodes the following:
- the LOC114372277 gene encoding CBL-interacting serine/threonine-protein kinase 7-like; translated protein: MEASPPPSPSPSPRTTILAKYQLTRFLGRGNFAKVYQARSLLDGATVAVKAIDKSKTVDAAMEPRIVREIDAMRRLHHHPNILKIHEVLATKTKIYLIVDFAGGGELFSKLTRRGRLPEPLARRYFAQLVSALRFCHRHGVAHRDLKPQNLLLDAAGNLKVSDFGLSALPEHLHDGLLHTACGTPAFTAPEILRRVGYDGSKADAWSCGVILYNLLAGHLPFDDSNIPAMCRRISRRDYQFPAWISKSARSLIYQLLDPNPITRISLEKVCDNNKWFKNNSMVEVKESVWESDLYNKCCDGGYKSGMNAFDIISMSSGLDLRGLFETTSEKGRRREKRFTSDKKVETVEAKVKEVGEKLGFRIEIGKNGAIGLGKGKVGVVVEVFEIVADLLLVAVKVVDGGLEFEELHWDDWRIGLQDLVLSWHDVGLEL